The following coding sequences are from one Streptococcus sp. NPS 308 window:
- the gndA gene encoding NADP-dependent phosphogluconate dehydrogenase, with amino-acid sequence MTKANFGVVGMAVMGRNLALNIESRGYTVAIYNRSKEKTEDVIACHPEKNFVPSYDVESFVNSIEKPRRIMLMVQAGPGTDATIQALLPHLDKGDILIDGGNTFYKDTIRRNEELANSGINFIGTGVSGGEKGALEGPSIMPGGQKEAYELVADVLEEISAKAPEDGKPCVTYIGPDGAGHYVKMVHNGIEYGDMQLIAESYDLMQHLLGLSAEDMAEIFTEWNKGELDSYLIEITADILGRKDDEGQDGPIVDYILDAAGNKGTGKWTSQSALDLGVPLSLITESVFARYISTYKEERVHASKVLPKPAAFKFEGDKAELIEKIRQALYFSKIISYAQGFAQLRVASKENNWNLPFADIASIWRDGCIIRSRFLQKITDAYNRDADLANLLLDEYFLDVTAQYQQAVRDIVALAVQAGVPVPTFSAAITYFDSYRSADLPANLIQAQRDYFGAHTYQRKDKEGTFHYSWYDEK; translated from the coding sequence ATGACAAAAGCTAACTTTGGTGTCGTAGGTATGGCCGTAATGGGTCGTAACCTTGCCCTAAATATCGAATCTCGTGGCTATACAGTTGCCATTTACAACCGTAGTAAAGAAAAAACAGAAGATGTGATTGCTTGCCATCCTGAAAAGAACTTTGTGCCAAGCTATGACGTGGAAAGCTTTGTAAACTCAATCGAAAAACCTCGTCGTATCATGCTCATGGTTCAAGCTGGACCTGGTACAGACGCAACTATCCAAGCCCTTCTTCCACACCTTGACAAGGGTGATATCTTGATCGACGGAGGAAACACTTTCTACAAAGATACCATCCGTCGTAACGAAGAGTTGGCTAACTCAGGCATCAACTTTATCGGTACTGGGGTTTCTGGTGGTGAAAAAGGTGCCCTTGAAGGTCCTTCTATCATGCCTGGTGGACAAAAAGAAGCCTACGAATTGGTTGCTGATGTTCTCGAAGAAATCTCAGCCAAAGCACCAGAAGACGGTAAACCATGTGTGACTTACATCGGTCCTGATGGAGCTGGTCACTATGTGAAAATGGTCCACAACGGTATCGAGTATGGTGACATGCAATTGATCGCAGAAAGCTATGACTTGATGCAACACTTGCTCGGTCTTTCTGCAGAAGATATGGCTGAAATCTTTACTGAGTGGAACAAGGGTGAATTGGATAGCTACTTGATTGAAATCACAGCTGATATTCTTGGACGCAAAGACGATGAAGGTCAAGATGGCCCAATCGTAGACTACATCCTTGATGCCGCAGGTAATAAGGGAACTGGTAAATGGACTAGCCAATCAGCTCTTGACCTTGGTGTGCCATTGTCACTTATCACTGAGTCAGTATTTGCCCGCTACATTTCTACATACAAAGAAGAGCGTGTACATGCTAGCAAGGTCCTTCCAAAACCAGCTGCCTTCAAATTTGAAGGTGACAAGGCTGAGTTGATCGAAAAGATCCGTCAAGCCCTTTACTTCTCAAAAATCATTTCTTACGCACAAGGTTTTGCCCAATTGCGTGTAGCTTCTAAAGAAAACAACTGGAACTTGCCATTTGCGGACATCGCCTCTATCTGGCGTGATGGCTGTATCATCCGTTCACGTTTCTTGCAAAAGATCACAGATGCTTACAACCGTGATGCAGATCTTGCTAACCTTCTCTTGGATGAGTACTTCTTGGATGTCACTGCTCAGTACCAACAAGCAGTGCGTGATATCGTAGCACTTGCTGTTCAAGCTGGTGTACCAGTACCAACCTTCTCAGCAGCCATTACTTACTTTGATAGTTACCGTTCAGCTGACCTTCCAGCTAACTTGATCCAAGCGCAACGTGATTACTTTGGTGCCCACACTTACCAACGTAAAGACAAAGAAGGAACATTCCACTACTCTTGGTATGACGAAAAATAA
- the mvk gene encoding mevalonate kinase has translation MTKKVGVGQAHSKIILIGEHAVVYGYPAISLPLLEVEVTCKVVPAESPWRLYEEDTLSMAVYASLEHLNIKDACIRCVIDSAIPEKRGMGSSAAISIAAIRAVFDYYQADLPHDILEILVNRAEMIAHMNPSGLDAKTCLSDQPIRFIKNVGFTELEMNLSAYLVIADTGVYGRTREAIQVVQSKGKDALPFLHALGELTQQAEDAIRRKDAEGLGQIFSQAHLHLKEIGVSSPEADSLVETALSNGALGAKMSGGGLGGCIIALAFNLDQAQELAKRLEEKGAVQTWIESL, from the coding sequence ATGACAAAAAAAGTTGGTGTCGGTCAGGCACATAGTAAGATTATTTTAATAGGAGAGCATGCTGTTGTTTACGGTTATCCTGCTATCTCCCTGCCTCTTTTGGAGGTGGAGGTGACTTGTAAGGTGGTCCCAGCTGAAAGTCCATGGCGTCTTTATGAGGAGGATACCTTGTCTATGGCGGTGTATGCTTCACTTGAACATCTAAATATCAAGGATGCCTGCATTCGCTGTGTGATTGATTCGGCTATTCCTGAAAAACGAGGGATGGGTTCGTCAGCGGCTATCAGTATAGCGGCCATTCGAGCTGTTTTTGACTACTATCAAGCTGACCTGCCTCATGATATACTAGAAATCTTGGTTAATCGGGCTGAGATGATTGCCCATATGAATCCGAGTGGTTTGGATGCCAAGACCTGTCTCAGTGACCAGCCTATTCGCTTTATCAAGAATGTTGGTTTTACAGAACTTGAGATGAACCTATCTGCCTATTTGGTGATTGCTGATACGGGCGTGTATGGTCGCACTCGTGAAGCCATCCAAGTGGTTCAAAGCAAGGGGAAGGATGCCCTACCGTTTTTGCATGCCTTGGGAGAATTGACCCAGCAAGCAGAAGATGCGATTAGACGAAAAGATGCTGAAGGACTGGGACAAATATTCAGTCAGGCACATTTACATTTAAAAGAAATTGGTGTCAGCAGCCCTGAGGCTGACTCACTGGTTGAAACGGCTCTTAGCAATGGTGCTCTGGGTGCCAAGATGAGCGGTGGCGGGCTAGGAGGCTGTATCATAGCCTTGGCATTCAATCTGGATCAAGCACAAGAACTAGCAAAACGATTAGAAGAGAAAGGAGCTGTTCAGACATGGATCGAAAGCCTGTAA
- a CDS encoding SEC10/PgrA surface exclusion domain-containing protein — translation MSKKKNLQVLTTGVALAIASIGTTALAQETRVKTTAVNEPAYRVLQNEAKKSSDLKPQLDAQEAVTKKTETEVKNNQSELALKEKSVKDAQEAVVKATQTVKDTEAKNKQILKNASKADANREQAIKSAQTNVNTKNDAVKLAKEKLAGANQHAETVESKLQSAQAELKSAQDKLANTGVDTVTIADLTQFKKDKAEGDSDFMTDSGATVIENSSTKISEADKKKTVELDNLTEEQQKEVSLYAAKVLTAIHKQFGLNEVTVTDSDLRIAREQSKKYVARGISAEKAGHLNGAYHGENISLANETKSMTMYELKQRVYDAIMGQTFADAPSKWGHSYNNFVNNTVGIATANVDGRLHIISTLDLAGGNVIKDEKDITSLEKAVATAKSNVEQATTASENAKKALTKASTDYASALSLKTEAEKVLADAMATPLQAQVAENNLRLANIALENAKNREAKAKNNVTSAKEKLKKSVSKLATEKEKLSKLKEQYKKLLQTESNNKEVSKGSWIQSSGRWWYKHNNGSYTTNGWEQINGKWYHFDRSGWMQTGWLKSSGSWYYLNNSGEMQTGWMKSGNSWYYLSGSGSMQTGWMKSGSSWYYLSGSGAMQTGWAKSGNSWYYLNGSGAMQTGWFTVSGKWYYAYRSGALAVNTTTPEGYKVNYNGEWVK, via the coding sequence ATGTCAAAGAAAAAGAATCTTCAAGTTTTAACAACTGGTGTTGCGTTAGCGATTGCATCTATCGGGACAACAGCTTTGGCACAAGAAACAAGAGTAAAAACTACTGCAGTAAATGAACCTGCGTATCGGGTTTTACAAAATGAAGCAAAGAAATCATCTGATTTAAAACCACAGCTTGATGCTCAAGAAGCTGTTACTAAAAAAACAGAGACAGAAGTTAAAAACAATCAGTCTGAACTGGCTTTAAAAGAAAAATCTGTTAAAGATGCTCAAGAAGCTGTAGTGAAAGCCACTCAAACAGTTAAAGATACAGAAGCAAAAAATAAACAAATCTTGAAAAATGCTTCTAAAGCAGATGCCAACCGTGAACAAGCTATTAAATCAGCTCAAACCAATGTTAATACTAAAAATGATGCTGTCAAATTGGCTAAAGAAAAATTGGCAGGCGCTAACCAACATGCTGAAACAGTTGAAAGCAAATTGCAATCAGCTCAAGCTGAACTAAAATCTGCTCAAGATAAATTGGCAAATACTGGTGTTGATACAGTAACAATCGCAGACTTGACTCAGTTCAAGAAAGATAAAGCCGAAGGCGACTCAGATTTCATGACTGACTCTGGCGCAACTGTTATTGAAAACTCTTCAACAAAAATCAGTGAAGCTGATAAGAAAAAAACTGTTGAATTGGATAACTTGACTGAAGAGCAACAAAAAGAAGTCAGCCTATATGCTGCAAAAGTGTTAACTGCAATCCATAAACAATTTGGATTGAATGAAGTTACTGTTACAGACTCTGATCTTCGAATTGCACGTGAACAATCTAAAAAATATGTAGCGCGTGGAATCTCAGCAGAAAAAGCTGGTCACCTCAATGGTGCTTACCATGGTGAAAACATTTCACTTGCAAATGAAACAAAATCTATGACTATGTACGAACTCAAACAAAGAGTGTACGACGCAATCATGGGACAAACATTTGCAGACGCACCATCAAAATGGGGACATTCATATAACAACTTTGTTAACAACACAGTCGGAATTGCAACAGCTAACGTTGACGGACGTTTACACATCATCTCAACTCTTGACTTAGCTGGCGGAAACGTCATCAAAGACGAAAAAGACATCACATCCCTCGAAAAAGCTGTCGCAACAGCTAAATCAAATGTTGAACAAGCAACTACTGCATCAGAAAATGCTAAGAAAGCTTTGACCAAAGCTTCAACTGATTATGCAAGTGCACTTAGCTTGAAAACTGAAGCTGAAAAAGTCCTTGCAGACGCAATGGCTACACCACTTCAAGCTCAAGTTGCTGAAAACAACCTACGTTTGGCAAACATTGCACTTGAAAACGCTAAGAACCGTGAAGCTAAAGCAAAAAATAATGTAACTTCAGCTAAAGAAAAACTTAAAAAAAGTGTTTCGAAATTAGCTACAGAAAAAGAAAAACTTTCAAAACTGAAAGAACAGTACAAGAAACTTTTACAAACTGAATCAAACAATAAAGAAGTCTCTAAAGGTAGTTGGATTCAATCTTCTGGTCGTTGGTGGTACAAACATAACAATGGTTCATATACAACTAATGGATGGGAACAAATTAACGGAAAATGGTATCATTTTGATCGCTCAGGTTGGATGCAGACAGGTTGGTTGAAATCAAGTGGTTCATGGTACTATCTTAATAATTCAGGAGAAATGCAGACTGGATGGATGAAATCAGGTAATTCATGGTATTATCTCAGTGGTTCAGGATCTATGCAGACTGGATGGATGAAATCAGGTAGTTCATGGTATTATCTCAGTGGTTCAGGCGCTATGCAAACTGGATGGGCAAAATCAGGCAATTCATGGTACTATTTGAATGGTTCAGGAGCAATGCAAACTGGATGGTTCACAGTCTCAGGAAAATGGTATTATGCATACCGTTCAGGCGCTTTAGCAGTCAATACAACTACACCAGAAGGTTATAAGGTAAATTATAATGGTGAATGGGTAAAATAA
- the mvaD gene encoding diphosphomevalonate decarboxylase, with protein sequence MDRKPVTVRSYANIAIIKYWGKKKEKEMVPATSSISLTLENMYTETTLSPLPTDATADAFYINDQLQNEAEHAKMSKIIDRYRPAGEGFVRIDTQNNMPTAAGLSSSSSGLSALVKACNAYFQLGLDRSQLAQEAKFASGSSSRSFYGPLGAWDKDSGEIYPVETDLKLAMIMLVLEDKKKPISSRDGMKLCVETSTTFDDWVRQSEKDYQEMLLYLKENDFTKVGELTEKNALAMHATTKTASPAFSYLTDATYEAMDFVRQLREQGESCYFTMDAGPNVKVLCQEKDLEHLSEIFGQRYRLIVSKTKDLSQDDCC encoded by the coding sequence ATGGATCGAAAGCCTGTAACAGTACGTTCCTACGCAAATATTGCCATTATCAAATACTGGGGAAAGAAAAAAGAAAAAGAGATGGTTCCTGCTACTAGCAGTATCTCTCTGACTTTGGAAAATATGTACACAGAGACGACCTTATCGCCTCTACCGACAGATGCGACTGCTGATGCCTTTTATATCAATGATCAGCTCCAAAATGAGGCGGAGCATGCCAAGATGAGCAAAATCATCGACCGCTATCGTCCAGCAGGTGAGGGCTTTGTCCGTATCGATACCCAAAACAACATGCCAACTGCAGCGGGTTTGTCCTCCAGTTCCAGTGGTTTGTCCGCCTTGGTCAAGGCATGCAATGCTTATTTCCAGCTTGGATTGGATAGAAGTCAGTTGGCACAGGAGGCTAAGTTTGCTTCGGGTTCTTCCTCTCGTAGTTTTTATGGGCCACTCGGTGCCTGGGATAAGGATAGTGGGGAAATCTACCCTGTAGAGACAGACTTGAAACTAGCTATGATTATGTTGGTGCTAGAAGACAAGAAAAAACCAATCTCTAGCCGTGATGGGATGAAACTTTGTGTGGAAACTTCGACGACTTTTGATGACTGGGTGCGTCAGTCTGAAAAGGACTATCAGGAGATGCTGCTTTATCTCAAGGAAAATGACTTTACCAAAGTTGGGGAATTAACGGAGAAAAATGCCCTCGCTATGCACGCTACGACAAAAACAGCATCACCAGCCTTTTCTTATCTGACGGATGCGACTTATGAGGCCATGGACTTTGTCCGCCAGCTTCGTGAGCAAGGGGAATCCTGCTACTTTACCATGGATGCGGGTCCCAATGTCAAGGTCCTCTGTCAGGAGAAAGACTTGGAGCATTTATCAGAAATTTTCGGTCAACGTTATCGCTTGATTGTGTCAAAAACAAAGGATTTGAGCCAAGATGATTGCTGTTAA
- the cbpC gene encoding choline-binding protein CbpC, with product MKLLKKMMQVALATFFFGLLATNAVFADTTGGQFVDKDNRKYYVKDDHKAIYWHKIDGKTYYFGDRGEMVVGWQYVEIHGTGYRDNLFNNRPVLEIGLQQKWYYFGQDGALLEQTDKQVLEAKTSENTGKVYGEQYTPSAEKRTYYFDNNYAVKTGWTYEDGNWYYLNKLGISGDDSYNPLPIGEVAKGWTQDFHVTFGIDRSKPAPWYYLDPTTGIMQTGWQHLGNKWYYLRSSGAMATGWYQEGTTWYYLDQPNGDMKTGWQNLGNKWYYLRSSGAMATGWYQEGSTWYYLHASNGDMKTGWFQVNGKWYYAYSSGALAVNTTVEGYSVNYNGEWVQ from the coding sequence ATGAAGCTTTTGAAAAAAATGATGCAAGTCGCACTAGCAACATTTTTCTTTGGTTTGCTAGCTACAAATGCTGTATTTGCGGATACCACAGGTGGCCAATTTGTTGATAAGGATAATAGAAAATATTATGTAAAAGATGATCATAAAGCAATCTATTGGCATAAAATAGACGGTAAAACTTACTATTTTGGTGATAGAGGAGAGATGGTTGTCGGTTGGCAATACGTAGAAATTCATGGAACAGGTTATCGTGATAATTTATTTAATAATCGTCCAGTCTTAGAAATTGGGCTTCAACAGAAGTGGTACTATTTTGGACAAGATGGTGCTTTGCTAGAACAAACAGATAAACAAGTACTAGAGGCAAAAACGTCTGAAAATACAGGAAAAGTATACGGTGAACAATATACTCCATCTGCTGAAAAGAGAACTTATTATTTTGATAATAATTATGCTGTAAAGACAGGCTGGACTTATGAAGACGGCAATTGGTATTATTTAAATAAGCTAGGAATTTCTGGCGATGATTCTTACAATCCACTACCAATTGGTGAAGTTGCTAAGGGTTGGACTCAAGATTTCCATGTTACTTTTGGCATTGATAGAAGCAAACCTGCTCCATGGTACTACTTAGATCCAACAACTGGCATCATGCAAACAGGTTGGCAACATCTTGGTAATAAATGGTACTATCTCCGTTCATCAGGAGCAATGGCGACTGGCTGGTATCAGGAAGGTACCACTTGGTATTATTTAGACCAACCAAATGGCGATATGAAAACTGGTTGGCAAAACCTTGGGAACAAGTGGTACTATCTCCGTTCATCAGGAGCTATGGCAACTGGTTGGTATCAAGAAGGTTCGACTTGGTATTATCTACATGCAAGTAATGGAGATATGAAGACAGGCTGGTTCCAGGTCAATGGCAAATGGTACTATGCTTATAGCTCAGGTGCTTTGGCGGTGAATACTACCGTAGAAGGCTATTCTGTCAATTATAATGGCGAATGGGTTCAATAA
- the cbpJ gene encoding choline-binding protein CbpJ, producing the protein MKFLKKMLQVLLAVFFFALLATNTVLANDADSEGWQFVQENGRTYYKKGELKETYWRVIDGKYYYFDPLSGEMVVGWQYIPFPSKGSTIGPYPNGIRLEGSPMPEWYYFDKNGVLQEFVGWQQLELKDSLTVGKKHGEGWEGPEVLKLAYYYFDQDHSLKTGWLYDQSNWYYLAKTGNSGNKNLGGEKRSGWIQDASTWYYLDSETGIMQTGWKQIGNKWYYLRSSGAMTTGWYQEGSTWYYLDAENGDMKTGWQYLGNKWYYLRSSGAMATGWVKDGSTWYYLNASNGDMKTGWFQVNGNWYYLNSNGAMVTGSQTIDGKVYNFASSGEWI; encoded by the coding sequence ATGAAATTTTTGAAAAAAATGTTGCAAGTTCTACTAGCAGTCTTTTTCTTTGCTTTGCTAGCGACTAATACCGTATTGGCGAATGATGCTGATTCAGAAGGCTGGCAATTTGTCCAAGAAAATGGTAGAACCTACTACAAGAAGGGGGAACTCAAAGAAACCTACTGGCGAGTGATTGATGGGAAGTACTATTATTTTGATCCTCTATCTGGAGAGATGGTGGTCGGCTGGCAATATATTCCGTTTCCATCTAAAGGTAGTACAATTGGTCCTTACCCAAATGGTATCAGATTAGAAGGTTCCCCAATGCCAGAATGGTACTACTTTGACAAAAATGGAGTGCTACAAGAGTTTGTTGGTTGGCAACAATTAGAGCTAAAAGATTCCTTAACCGTTGGGAAAAAACATGGTGAAGGCTGGGAAGGTCCCGAAGTTCTTAAATTAGCATACTACTACTTTGATCAAGATCATTCTTTAAAGACAGGTTGGCTTTATGATCAATCTAACTGGTATTACCTAGCAAAAACAGGAAATTCTGGGAATAAGAATCTTGGTGGTGAGAAACGTTCTGGTTGGATTCAAGATGCTTCCACTTGGTACTATCTAGATTCAGAAACTGGTATCATGCAAACTGGTTGGAAGCAAATTGGCAATAAGTGGTACTACCTCCGTTCATCAGGAGCTATGACAACTGGCTGGTATCAGGAAGGCTCAACTTGGTACTATTTAGATGCTGAAAATGGCGATATGAAAACAGGCTGGCAATATCTTGGTAACAAGTGGTACTATCTCCGTTCATCAGGAGCTATGGCAACTGGTTGGGTGAAAGACGGCTCAACTTGGTACTACCTCAATGCAAGTAATGGCGATATGAAGACAGGTTGGTTCCAAGTCAATGGAAACTGGTATTATCTCAATTCAAATGGAGCAATGGTTACAGGTAGCCAAACTATCGATGGTAAAGTTTATAACTTTGCTTCATCTGGTGAGTGGATTTAA
- a CDS encoding phosphomevalonate kinase, whose translation MIAVKTCGKLYWAGEYAILEPGQLALIKAIPIYMKGEIAFSDSYRIYSDMFDFAVDLTPNPAYSLIQETIALMNDFLADRGQTLRPFSLEIRGKMEREGKKFGLGSSGSVVVLVVKALLALYNLSIDQDLLFKLASAVLLKRGDNGSMGDLACIVAEDLVLYQSFDRKKIAAWLEEENLATVLERDWGFSISQVQPALECDFLVGWTKEVAVSSDMVQQIKQNINPNFLTSSKATVSALVEALEQGNAEEIIKQVETASQLLEGLSPDIYTPSLRQLKEASQDLQAVAKSSGAGGGDCGIALSFDVQSTETLKNRWANLGIELLYQERIGHDDKS comes from the coding sequence ATGATTGCTGTTAAAACTTGCGGAAAACTCTATTGGGCGGGTGAGTATGCTATTTTAGAGCCAGGACAGTTGGCCTTGATAAAGGCGATACCTATCTATATGAAAGGAGAGATTGCCTTTTCTGATAGCTACCGTATCTATTCAGATATGTTTGATTTTGCAGTGGACTTGACGCCAAATCCTGCCTACAGTTTGATTCAAGAAACAATTGCTTTGATGAATGATTTCCTCGCTGATCGTGGGCAAACCTTGCGTCCTTTTTCCTTGGAAATCCGAGGGAAAATGGAACGGGAAGGCAAAAAGTTTGGTCTAGGCTCTAGTGGTAGTGTCGTTGTCTTGGTTGTCAAGGCTCTGCTTGCTCTGTATAATCTTTCGATTGATCAGGATCTCTTATTCAAGCTGGCTAGCGCGGTCTTACTCAAGCGAGGAGACAATGGTTCTATGGGAGACCTTGCCTGTATCGTTGCAGAGGATTTGGTTCTCTACCAGTCTTTTGATCGAAAGAAGATAGCTGCGTGGTTGGAAGAAGAAAACTTGGCGACAGTTTTGGAGCGTGATTGGGGCTTTTCTATCTCACAAGTGCAACCAGCTCTAGAATGTGATTTTCTAGTGGGATGGACCAAGGAAGTGGCTGTGTCTAGTGACATGGTCCAACAAATCAAACAAAATATCAATCCGAATTTTTTAACTTCCTCAAAAGCAACGGTATCTGCTTTGGTAGAAGCCTTGGAGCAGGGGAATGCAGAAGAAATCATCAAGCAGGTAGAAACAGCCAGTCAGCTTTTAGAAGGGTTGAGCCCAGATATTTACACTCCTTCGCTCAGACAGCTGAAAGAAGCCAGTCAAGATTTGCAAGCCGTTGCCAAGAGCAGTGGAGCTGGTGGTGGTGACTGTGGGATTGCCTTGAGTTTTGATGTGCAATCGACCGAAACCCTAAAAAATCGTTGGGCCAATCTGGGGATTGAGCTTTTATACCAAGAAAGGATAGGACATGACGACAAATCGTAA
- the fni gene encoding type 2 isopentenyl-diphosphate Delta-isomerase — protein sequence MTTNRKDEHIRYALEQKSSYNSFDEVELIHSSLPLYDLDEIDLSTEFAGRKWDFPFYINAMTGGSDKGREINQKLAQVAEACGILFVTGSYSAALKDPTDDSFSVKSSHPKLLLGTNIGLDKPVELGLQTVQAMNPLLLQVHVNVMQELLMPEGERKFRSWYSHLADYSKQIPVPIILKEVGFGMDAKTIERAYELGVRTVDLSGRGGTSFAYIENRRSGQRDYLNQWGQSTMQALLNAQGWKDKVELLVSGGVRNPLDMIKCLVFGAKAVGLSRTVLDLVETYSVEEVISIIQGWKADLRLIMCSLNCATIADLQNVDYILYGKLKEAKDQI from the coding sequence ATGACGACAAATCGTAAGGACGAGCACATCCGCTATGCCCTTGAGCAGAAAAGTTCCTATAATAGCTTTGATGAGGTGGAGTTGATTCATTCTTCCCTGCCTCTTTACGATCTGGATGAGATTGATTTGTCTACAGAATTTGCTGGTCGAAAATGGGACTTTCCTTTTTATATCAATGCCATGACAGGTGGGAGCGATAAGGGGAGAGAAATCAATCAAAAGCTGGCTCAGGTGGCAGAAGCCTGTGGGATTTTGTTTGTGACGGGCTCTTATAGCGCAGCCCTCAAGGATCCAACAGATGACTCATTTTCTGTCAAGTCTAGCCATCCGAAGCTCCTCCTTGGGACCAATATTGGCTTGGACAAGCCTGTCGAGTTAGGACTTCAGACTGTGCAAGCGATGAATCCTCTCCTCTTGCAAGTGCATGTCAATGTCATGCAGGAATTGCTCATGCCTGAGGGAGAAAGGAAGTTCAGAAGCTGGTATTCGCATCTGGCAGACTATAGCAAGCAAATACCTGTTCCTATTATTCTCAAGGAAGTGGGCTTTGGCATGGATGCCAAGACCATAGAGAGAGCCTATGAACTGGGTGTTCGAACCGTTGACCTGTCAGGTCGTGGTGGTACCAGTTTTGCCTATATCGAAAACCGTCGCAGTGGTCAGCGTGATTACCTCAATCAATGGGGACAATCCACCATGCAAGCCCTTCTCAATGCCCAAGGCTGGAAAGACAAGGTCGAACTCTTGGTCAGCGGAGGCGTTCGGAACCCACTTGATATGATTAAGTGCCTGGTCTTTGGTGCCAAGGCTGTGGGATTATCACGAACCGTTCTGGACTTGGTTGAAACCTACTCGGTCGAGGAAGTGATTAGCATCATCCAAGGTTGGAAAGCAGATTTACGCTTGATCATGTGTTCCCTTAACTGTGCCACCATAGCGGATCTGCAAAACGTAGACTATATTCTTTATGGTAAACTCAAAGAAGCAAAGGATCAGATCTAA
- a CDS encoding response regulator transcription factor, which translates to MGKRILLLEKERNLAHFLSLELQKEQYRVDLVEEGQKALSMALQTDYDLILLNAHLEDMTAQDFADKLSRTKPASVIMVLDHREELQDQIETIQRFAVSYIYKPVIIDNLVARISAIFRGRDFIDQHCSQMKVPTSYRNLRMDVEHHTVYRGEEMIALTRREYDLLATLMGSKKVLTREQLLESVWKYESATETNIVDVYIRYLRSKLDVKGQKSYIKTVRGVGYTMQE; encoded by the coding sequence ATGGGGAAACGGATTTTATTACTTGAGAAAGAACGAAATCTAGCTCATTTTCTCAGTCTGGAACTCCAAAAAGAGCAATACCGAGTCGATTTGGTAGAGGAGGGGCAAAAAGCCCTCTCCATGGCTCTCCAGACGGACTATGACTTGATTTTACTGAATGCTCATCTGGAGGATATGACGGCCCAGGATTTTGCAGACAAGCTGAGTCGGACAAAACCAGCCTCAGTGATTATGGTCTTGGACCATCGCGAAGAATTGCAAGACCAGATTGAGACAATCCAGCGCTTCGCCGTTTCTTACATCTATAAGCCAGTGATTATTGATAATCTGGTAGCTCGTATTTCAGCGATTTTCCGAGGTCGGGACTTCATTGACCAACACTGTAGTCAGATGAAGGTTCCAACGTCATACCGCAACCTACGTATGGATGTAGAACATCATACCGTTTATCGTGGCGAGGAGATGATTGCTCTGACGCGCCGTGAGTATGACCTCTTGGCTACTCTCATGGGAAGCAAGAAAGTCTTGACTCGTGAGCAGTTATTGGAAAGTGTTTGGAAGTACGAAAGTGCGACAGAAACCAATATCGTGGATGTTTATATCCGTTATCTACGTAGCAAGCTTGATGTAAAAGGTCAAAAAAGCTACATTAAAACCGTGCGTGGTGTTGGTTACACCATGCAAGAATAG